The Gloeomargarita sp. SKYB120 genomic interval GGGAAACCCCGCTACCGCGTCCGGGCGGCCCAGGCGGTGGTGCAGCAACAGCAGGAGACGCTGACGGTGCAGGGGGACATTACCGCTGAAGACGTGCAGGACCCGACGGTGATCAAGGCGCGTTCGCTAGTGTGGCGCCCGGCCCAGCGGGAAATCCTGCTGCAAGGGAACTTGGAATTCCGCCAGCCGCAGCTACAGGTCCAGGCCCAGGAAGCGACGATTCGCCTGCGGGACAATCGCCTGTCGGTGCGCCGGCGGGTGCAGGTAACTAGCCGGAAACCAGTGCTCCAGATCAAGGGGGAAGCCCTGGATTGGCAATGGCGCGATGGGCTGGTGCAGGCGCGCCAACCCGTGCAAATCCTCTACACGCCGGAGCAACTGGTGGTCAAGGCGGGAGTGGGCCTGATGGATTTTCCCCGCCAAGTGCTGCGGTTGAACCAGGGAGTTGAAGCGGTGCATCGGCGCGGGCGCTTGCGGGCACAGGTGGTGGAATGGCGCATCGCCCAGCAGGACATCATCGCCAGCGGTGATGTGGTGTACACCCAAACCGACCCCCCCCTTACGGTCAGCGGCGCCCAGGCCCAGGGGAATTTGGCCACGCGACAGATTCGGGTAACGCGGGCGCGGACGCAGGTGAGACTGGAATGACCGATACCCAGGCGCTGTTTAATCGGATTGCCCGTCACTACGATGCGCTGAACAACTGGTTGAGTTGGGGCCAGCACTGGATTTGGAAGCACATGGTCATTGGCTGGGTGGACCCGCAGCCGGGAGAGACGGCGGTGGATCTGTGCTGCGGCACGGGGGACTTGACAGGACTGTTGGCGCGCAAGCTGGGTAAGACTGGCCAGGTCTGGGGGATTGACTTCGCTGAAGCGATGCTGGCAATTGCCCGGCGACGGTACGCTCACTGGCCCATTCGCTGGCACCAGGGAGATGTGATGCAATTGCCCTTCCCTGACGCGACGGTGGACGTGGTGACGATGGGCTATGGGTTGCGTAACCTCCCGGACCGGCGTGGCTGCCTGCGGGAAATCTACCGGGTGTTGCGACCAGGAGGCCGCGCGGCGATTCTGGATTTTCATCAACCGGCGCATCCGTGGTTGCGGGCGTGGCAAGCGTGGTACTTACAGCAGGTGGTGGTGCCGGTGGCCAGCGGGTTGGGCCTGGCGGATGCCTATGCCTACATCTGGCCGAGTTTGCAAACCTTTCCTCCTGGTGAACAGCAAGTGGCGTGGGCGCGCGATTGCGGGTTTGATGCCTGTCATTACCCCATTGCCAGTGGTTTAATGGGGGTGTTAGTCCTGCGCCGACCGTGATGGAACGTGTAGCCTACTTTGATTGCCCCACGGGTATTGCCGGCGATATGTGTCTAGGGGCGCTGGTGGATGCCGGTTTACCAATGGAGGTCTTGCAGCGCGAATTGCAGGGTTTAGGCATGATAGGGGCCTTTACCTTGACGGCAGAGACGGTACAGCGGCAAGGGCAACGGGCAACTCAAGTGCAGGTCCATCCGCAGCAGGCGCAACCTTCCCATCGGGATTGGGCTGACATTCGCCTGCTCTTGGCTGAAGCGCGTCTAGCGGAACCCGTGAAGCGGTGGAGTCAGGCCATTTTTGCCAACCTGGCCGTTGCGGAAGGGGCGGTGCATGGGGTGCCGCCGGAACAGGTGCATTTCCACGAGGTGGGGGCGGTGGACGCCATCGTGGACATCGTGGGCACCTGCATCGGTTTGCATTACTTTGGCGTGACCCAAGTGTATTGCTCGGCGTTGCCCTTGGGTTCGGGACAGGTGCAAACGGCCCACGGTCGGCTGGCGGTGCCTACCCCAGCTGTGTTGTACCTTTGCCAGGCCAAGCAGGTTCCCATCTACGACAACGGCCTGAAGGGCGAATTGGTCACCCCAACCGGTGCCGCCATTGTCACAACGCTGGCCCAAGCGTTTGGGTCGCCCCCGCCGATGCAGTTGGAACGGGTTGGCTGGGGAGCCGGCACCCAGGAGTTGCCGATGGCGAACGTATTGCGGCTGTGGTTAGGGCCGGCGCCGGTCGGGGCCTTCACTGAACCGGTAGTGGTGTTGGAAACCCAGATGGATGACCTGTCGCCCCAGGGGTTGGCCTACGCCTGTGAACAGTTGCTGGCCGCCGGCGCGTTGGATGTCTGGAGTCAGGCCGTCACGATGAAAAAGGGGCGACAGGGAGTGTTGTTGCAGGTCCTGTGCTCGCCGGAGCGGGCCAATGCCTGTGAAACGATTCTCTTTAGGGAAACCACCACCCTAGGCGTCCGTCGCCGGTGGCTGGAGCGGCGGGTTTTACCCCGACGGTTGGTGACCGTCTCCACCGAATGGGGCGACGTGGCCGTGAAGGTGGCCGAAGCGGAGGGTCGGCTGCTAAACGTGCAGCCGGAGTACGAGGACTGTGCTCGCATTGCCCGCACCTATGGACTACCGTGGAAGCAGGTGCATCAACGGGTCATGCATCGCTTCTGGAAACGGTGGGAGAACGCGGATGCGCAAAACCCTAATTAACCTGCTGGTGGGCGGTGTGGCCTTTGCGGGTGTTATCGGGCTTCAGATGCAGCGGCAAACCTGGCTGGTCACCCAACAGCAGAATAACCTACCCCTATGGCGGCAACAGGAGGTCCAGACCCGCACCCAATTGCGCCTGTGGCGGGAGCTCCCGGGGTTCGGATGGAACAACCTCATTGCCGATTGGTGGCTCATTCAATTCAACCTCTACTTTGGCGACGACGAAGCGCGTACTGCTCTCGGTTACGGGTTGGTTCCCGACTTTTTCGAGGTGATTTTGCAGCGGGACCCGCGTTTTATCCGGGCCTACCTCTTCCTGTCCGTTAGCGGCTCGCTCTATGCCGCCGAACCGGAGCGCAGCATTCAAATTGCCAGCCGCGCCATGCGGTTCCTGACGCCCGACGTTCCCGGTTCGTACTACCCCTGGATGTACCGGGGCATTGACGAGATGTTATTTTTGGGGGATGGCCGGGCGGCAAGACGTTCCTTCCAGACCGCCGCGGCTTGGGCCAGCCAGTGGGACACGCCGGACAGCCAGGTCGTTGTCAAGCGCGCCAGCGCCTCTGCAGAACTACTGCGCAAAAATCCCGATAGTCGGGCCGCCAAGGTCATCGGCTGGGCCAGCAT includes:
- the lptC gene encoding LPS export ABC transporter periplasmic protein LptC, which codes for MPPTTALNRRTERALWGALLALGLAGCRVPERPLEPEAPPEASQQLTFESLNLHQVDKTGQTVWKLQAQKAVADVRTRRVTAQQVVGNIYSQGKPRYRVRAAQAVVQQQQETLTVQGDITAEDVQDPTVIKARSLVWRPAQREILLQGNLEFRQPQLQVQAQEATIRLRDNRLSVRRRVQVTSRKPVLQIKGEALDWQWRDGLVQARQPVQILYTPEQLVVKAGVGLMDFPRQVLRLNQGVEAVHRRGRLRAQVVEWRIAQQDIIASGDVVYTQTDPPLTVSGAQAQGNLATRQIRVTRARTQVRLE
- the ubiE gene encoding bifunctional demethylmenaquinone methyltransferase/2-methoxy-6-polyprenyl-1,4-benzoquinol methylase UbiE — protein: MTDTQALFNRIARHYDALNNWLSWGQHWIWKHMVIGWVDPQPGETAVDLCCGTGDLTGLLARKLGKTGQVWGIDFAEAMLAIARRRYAHWPIRWHQGDVMQLPFPDATVDVVTMGYGLRNLPDRRGCLREIYRVLRPGGRAAILDFHQPAHPWLRAWQAWYLQQVVVPVASGLGLADAYAYIWPSLQTFPPGEQQVAWARDCGFDACHYPIASGLMGVLVLRRP
- the larC gene encoding nickel pincer cofactor biosynthesis protein LarC, translated to MERVAYFDCPTGIAGDMCLGALVDAGLPMEVLQRELQGLGMIGAFTLTAETVQRQGQRATQVQVHPQQAQPSHRDWADIRLLLAEARLAEPVKRWSQAIFANLAVAEGAVHGVPPEQVHFHEVGAVDAIVDIVGTCIGLHYFGVTQVYCSALPLGSGQVQTAHGRLAVPTPAVLYLCQAKQVPIYDNGLKGELVTPTGAAIVTTLAQAFGSPPPMQLERVGWGAGTQELPMANVLRLWLGPAPVGAFTEPVVVLETQMDDLSPQGLAYACEQLLAAGALDVWSQAVTMKKGRQGVLLQVLCSPERANACETILFRETTTLGVRRRWLERRVLPRRLVTVSTEWGDVAVKVAEAEGRLLNVQPEYEDCARIARTYGLPWKQVHQRVMHRFWKRWENADAQNPN